The sequence below is a genomic window from Venturia canescens isolate UGA chromosome 9, ASM1945775v1, whole genome shotgun sequence.
GGAGGGGGCCCCGCTCCCGACACTAAATTTAATCCCATTTTAAATAGATTTTTACTACAATGGGGAAACTATTCGGACACTTGTGCTATAGAATGCGAGAGAAGATGAAATTTTACAGAAACGAAGTACAATGCGAATACGTGGGCGGCGCACTCGTAGACTCGGGATTACTCGCTAATCTCACGCCGAAAATCTACCGTCTAGGCCGCCGTGAAATCGTCGAGAACGCCAAAACCCACGGGACACTTTCATCGGtgaaaattttctgttttttcttccccccccccactccctttttctccctcttcacCCCTCCTTACAAGTCTTCTGTTTCAGAAACGAGTAAAATTTTCTGGTTTCACTCACCGCTCCTTTAGCGTGATCTTTTaatctttttgtttttgaaggatttttcttcttcgaatATCTCTTCGCCCCCTTTCGATGATATTTTCGATGAATAAATTCTCGAAATTCGAATTGCAGGGATGAGTTTCGATTTTGTTACAACGATTCGGTGCTTCTCGTCCCGAAATTCCAGCTAATTCATCTCCGAGGCGCAGGCAACTCGTTCGACCAGTCGATCATTTCCGGTAGCGATTGCACACTACCCGGCAGCGTAGCGAAGCTCAATTGTGGAGGTTGACAACTCGAGCCGTTAAGTGCAAAATGGCTCGAAACTCTGATTCGCAGTGGTAAGAAAATCGCTACTCGATACGGGGATTGCGGAGAGCGAGTGGGGCGAGTTCGCGGTAGCGGAGGAGCGAACCTGAGTACGGAATCGTGTCTGCCGGCGAGTTCCGATTGTCCATATCTGTATTATCGAACGAGAGGATAGAAAGAAAGCATTATTCACCGGAATATGTGGATGTTTTTGGACTGAGCGCACTCAAGACTCGCAGGAAGTAATTATCGCGCTCGTTACGCACTCGCTGCGGAGTACAAGTTCTATAGTGGAATAAGAAAATCGCTACCGGAACCGGGAACATCGTTTCCGGGATGGCTGCGTGCTTCTAGCGGTTAAATTCTTCTCACCTCGAAACCCCCGGAAAACGGCCAAATCGCTTATCTTCGGGATCTTCAAACGGTTAAATCAATCGGAGAAGCGCAGAGGAATGATCGTCGCTAATCTGCTTCCTCGACGAGTGCTTTGTTACTGCGATCGAAGCTCAAAGTCCACGTGGAACGTGACGGAGAAGCCGGCTCGATGGATATCCAGGTGTCGAAATCCCGATCTAAACAATGCTTTGTTTGTAAATGTAGGTGAAAATATGCCGAAGCTTGGAAATGggaataatggaaaaattattgtCCAGGTTCGAGCGTTTCAACCCTCCCGTCGGCCGACAATCCGCATTTCGGTGTTTTTCTCGATCGGCGAATTTATTTGTGTCTGTGAGTTCTCGTTAAGGGCCTCCGAGGGCTCACCCAGAGCTCTTGTGCCCAGCCCAAAATAACTTAATTTACGATAGAGCGTATCGGGCGCGCGCACACTTGTTCACTGGCAGGCTTGCCCCCGCCGCACTCGCGTGGATCACCGCATTCTTCCTACTGGAAACGTCGAAAAATCTACAGAGAATCGACCATAAATCATATCGCTGGCCTCCAGTTTACCAAAAGTTTCATTCAAACCTCCACGGCCTGTTTGTTTTCGAAAAGCCTCCTCGCACGACGAGTCCACGTCGTTAGAATATTATTGGAACGGTCCGAAATCTCGCTCTAAATAGAGCTCCGGAAGCCACCTTCCGGAGACTCGTGTCGTCCGTCGAAATTTATTAATGGCACGTTTTTGGGctctttataatttttttagtgTCGAATAATCGATTGATCAAGTTTTATATGAGCCTCGTTGAACCGCGTTGGTGAAAATACGCTTCGAAAGTATAGGAGCGCCCTCGGAGCGGTTGTGCAAATGTGGAGATACGAAAGCCGCGGAGTCCGGGACTCGAGTGTaaagattttattgaaaagacTGGACGTCGAGATTGCGCGGTGTGGATCGTCTTGATTTTCATGCAATTGAGAATATTTGTCGGTCGTTGGTGCTTACCCAAGAACGTAACTCGCTCGTCATAGCGAGCTGGTTGCGCGATAGCAGCGAATCAAGAGCGCGTTTATAAGCGTCTTTTGGTGTCGTTAAAGCAGTTTTACCTTGTCGCccgctcgttttttttatcgcctTCGTAACACGGCCGCGAAAGCTGCGGAACAGCccgtttttttcgataaatgtcGATCGCAATGCCATTAAAAAAGGGCCACACTCTCGCAAAACGAGGATCGTAAAGCGGCCGAGAGATCGTTCGCGTCTCTCGCGCAGGCTCTTCAACAATTTACGAGATGAAATCTCTCCGAGTCATTTGGGAGTGCGCGGACGACGTCATACGTCGAATATGCGTGTATAGACGATGCCCGGAGCACACTTAAAGCCGTGATAAATTGATCCACAAAGCGATCAATTAGGCGGATTTATCGGAGACTCGTTTTTATCCGATGGCCATCGCAGCTCCGCTTGAATTAAtcccgaaattcatttctttctTCGCGCAATCGCATTTTTCGCGCGGCTctcaaagtttgaaaatattgaaaagcgATCTCTGCCGGGTTGGAGAGAgttaaaatcgaaaagttaaCAAAGTGAGAAAGTCTCTGCGCTTACGTGAAAAGTTAATCATTCGAGCGTCACTGAATCCATTCATCTCGAGTTATCACCCCATCGATCGCAACGGAACGGCATTCGTTGGCGAAGCATCTGGTTCGCGATCCCCGGACTCTCGATGCTGGCTGCAGCGTCATGAATTATCCAATAAGAATATCGAGTATCAGAGGCGCGTATgggaaagggaaaaagagcTTCGAAGGGTGCAGTGGATCGGTGCACTCCCCCAATGTTTTGACAAACGTGTCAACGAGCGCGCAGCCGCCATGTTCTATTGAAGCTGCTCACCAGTCCGGAAAGCCATTAATTTTGGTGTTGCGTTAAGAGTCTCAACGAGTGCGCAGATTTATCGAGCATGTTTTCGGAAAGCCATCGCTCTGAGAGTCTCCCATTCTCGCGGTCAGATTTGTGGCTTTTTTCGCGGCTTTGTTCGTGCTCCTTCCCTAGTTCGAATAAACTCGCGCTCTCACCAGTGCACTGGGGGCCGAAACCTCGgccatttttctcgacaattacACGACTTTGTTCGCCACGATCATTCATCCGATAAGTTTGCCGTCGAAACGTTTATGTTCGACGAAACAAGATGCTCTCGCGCCGATCTGCTGCTGCGTGGACCCAACCGCAGCGTCAATTGTCCACTCCCGATTATTCCCACACAATGCAGACGCGTGGGTGCTCTTCCTCTCGCCAGCCTATAAAGAATTCACATCTTTTCAGATGAAAACTCACCGAATATTCTCTCGGTTTTGTCCCCACTTTTTAAATCCGTCATTTTACACTTTTTCAAAAGTAAATATCAAGatccacgaaaatttattCCTCCCACTGACCAGCTTTTTGTGTCACGTTCATTCTTCCACAATATTCTGCTGGACCGCAGCTTTTCATCCGTGTCGACCGAGGACAAAGTTCCCCAATGTTTCGCTCTCGAATGAATTATTGCCAATCAATAATCCACTCGAAATTCAACGATCAAACATTTTTGCCTACTTTCCAGTTTCCTTGTTGCGAAAAAATTAAGTTCGAGCAGCTCATTTTGTCAAAACAATGTCGTCAAATTATCTTTTGTCTGTTGACGATtgaagaatgaaataaaattcaagcGCATTGATGCTatggaatatttattatgtcagTGGGACTACAAGAGACGAAAGGGTCAACAAAATATGAGAGCTACTGACTCTCGATGTTCTCGGCTAGCCCAAGATCTCTGTTTAGGCCCAGCGTCGTCTATTCATGTTTGTCGTCTTGTTTGAGGCTGCACATCGGCTCGTCGCGTTCCTACTTCTAGTCGCTCACGTCGCAGTTGTTCCACTCTTGTCTCAATACGAGGCTCACCTCGATCTACACGAGCAGCATTTAATCTGAGATTCAGAATTCTCTGATTTTTAGATTTGTTAGAGTTCTTCTCCTCGTTGTTcagcgatttttctctttttattctttcccCTGCTCGGGAGAGGGGTATCACTAATAAATCCGGATCGTCCTGGGTTTTATCTTCGTTAAATGCATAATGAACTAGCTGAAAGGAAAAGTGAACAAATATTTGAGTCCTCTCGTCAGTGATGCATGAATCCTTCgctcaaatcgtttttttacaaGGGGACAGCTCGATGCAGGAGCTGTCGACGCACggtggaaaatgaaatttccaatttccattggaaatataatttttccgTGGTAAGATTCGTTGAGATTCGTAATCTTTGGAAAACTCACCGGACCAAATGATGCAACGTTTCTCGGGTGgagttcaatatgtcgaataactgaattgtagaatggtcgatatttcgaaattttaaacgttgtgatatcagtttggagaaaaataagtaattcaaaattcttattcccgatcgactattctgcagattgcgtgtttaataaaaaatttcttctttgaattcgtatttacccgaaaatatatatttcgatagttttcatttcgaatgcaattttaacagaccattcgaatgtcaaaagttcatattttcgaattcaaaatggagagtaattgttttacagacagaccagaatatagtggagcaaaaatcgaaagtgaatttttcgagtttataaaacttagatatgcagaatagcgatagctcgaaaaggcgaaagtcaaataaatggcgatgtttaaaattgaagATTCACCGGtctctgagtaagtgagtgagtgagacgcgtgtatttggagctccgctgcatttctttattttgaccgatcgactttctaacgtttcgctattttgactgtttgACTTTTTGgtctttcagtatttcaacctcagtaatatttggtctttcgttattatatttttaaaattgtgaattttcacagtatcgctgattgtagtaatttatgaatcgaaagagtgatagtcgaattttcgaaaaatcgatattttagtcatcgtcctatgggcgattgttatattctattttcgatgtaaacgtgcttcgaaccttgcaatttctgctttatttattttcggcattcaaagctctagtcgaatctatctgtctccatattatcattcgaagtttataaacacgagattttagctgttcgaaattttagtggttccaacatttgatccccaccccgTTTCTCGTATCGGGAGCCTTAgaataacgattttttatgtGCTTATAAACGAGAACTCACATCACTGTTTTGAAGGTTGTAATAAGCGTCGACGACTCCAAATATGAGGAGCAGAATCGCTGAGTACTGAGCTACCTTCATTATTCAAGTGTTGAACGAAACTCGATCAAATATTAGAAGCGTTGAAACGAGACTATCCTCCGGTTGATGTGATCGACTACTGTGAATTCGATAGAAATTCCTTGCTTTTTATAGGTTGCTCACAAACCCATTTGCCACACTCGAACACTTTTTTCTGTTTACATAAACGATTACGACTTCGCTCTTATCTTAATCTCATTGTGGACCAATAGAAGCAGATTTTTGAACTCGAGTATATCAGAAATAACATTCGTAGCATTATAAATGATTTATAAATGTTAATTTACTAATATCGATGTCCAAGAATCATCCTGCCTTTCAGACAATTCTAGAATATTCTTTCGCCTTCAGCGGATTAGAGAATGAAGAAGAACGAATTTTCAGTGCGATTCAAcctcgattatttttattatttgtattgATAAAATACAATAATTTCAATCGTTAAATTTTGCAAACAAGCTGGAACGATTAAGTTGAAAATACGCGGTCAGCCAGCTCCGGATGATCTCGGTTAGCCTGCATGAGTGCCTGGCCTCTGCTCATACCCTGAGCCATATAGCCATCTATGATATTTCGGAATCGTTGCTCTCGTTCTTCTCGTTCTCGTCGTGCCTGTTCCTCTTGAGCATGACGTTCTATCTGCAGTCTACGGTCGAGATTTCTTGCGGCTTGCTGTGTATTCTTCGGCTTTGAAACACCAGACTTATCTCTCCTCACTCTTTGAACTTCTGATTCGAAAGGTTTCACTGACAAATCTGGAACACGCGGCCCTTCCAAAGGCTTTAACAAAAGATCCGGAATCGACGGCTTTGAAGAATCGTTGACAGGTTGGTAATGATAGTACATCTGGAAgagaaattaataaaacttGAGTTGTGCCATCAGGTGGAAGTGAGAACGATGCGAATGGATAAACATCCACTCAAACGTACACAGT
It includes:
- the LOC122415979 gene encoding uncharacterized protein — its product is MEGRHCVAILLLIFAVIEVYSNPLNSPVQDEDDAETQLNLNNPMYYHYQPVNDSSKPSIPDLLLKPLEGPRVPDLSVKPFESEVQRVRRDKSGVSKPKNTQQAARNLDRRLQIERHAQEEQARREREEREQRFRNIIDGYMAQGMSRGQALMQANRDHPELADRVFST